Proteins from a genomic interval of Pecten maximus chromosome 13, xPecMax1.1, whole genome shotgun sequence:
- the LOC117340707 gene encoding histidine N-alpha-methyltransferase-like has product MADDRKQSLVTGLTSGSRKYIPTWYNFDKTGSELNLTAVTKNGGYYLTKSQTSGLEQHVQDIIPRVPYDFTLVDLGSGDCSKTRYVIDELLKRQQNLSFFPVDISREFLLNSTKKLREEYADSLVVTPIGADYQQGVEQLKQFKGPNLILWIGSMINLPYDVQVDTLRMISTIMTDKCRLVFTGDITQDRDSILKAYHDDEGLMQCFVEYAIIRLNKEEGSKIDLEKFTYEMDFISDRNPNHMSYVTAYLEAKEAVNYPILKSGKLSK; this is encoded by the exons ATGGCAGATGACCGAAAGCAAAGCCTGGTGACGGGGCTGACATCAGGTAGTCGGAAATACATCCCGACGTGGTACAACTTTGACAAGACTGGATCGGAACTTAACCTTACAGCTGTCACGAAAAATGGTGGATACTATTTGACAAAAAGTCAAACTTCAGGTTTGGAACAACATGTGCAG GATATAATTCCTCGGGTTCCATATGACTTTACCTTAGTTGACCTCGGAAGTGGAGACTGTTCCAAAACGAGATATGTTATAGATGAGCTACTGAAAAGACAACAGAACCTTTCGTTTTTCCCTGTTGACATTTCTAGAG aaTTTCTTTTGAATTCTACAAAGAAACTGAGAGAAGAATATGCTGACTCGCTCGTAGTTACACCTATAGGTGCGGACTATCAACAAGGAGTAGAGCAACTGAA GCAATTTAAAGGCCCTAACCTGATACTTTGGATTGGCAGTATGATTAATTTGCCTTATGATGTTCAGGTGGATACTCTCAGGATGATCTCCACCATTATGACAG ACAAATGCCGACTAGTCTTTACTGGTGACATCACACAGGACAGAGACAGTATCCTTAAAGCCTACCATGACGACGAAG GGTTAATGCAATGCTTCGTTGAATATGCCATCATTCGCCTGAACAAAGAGGAAGGAAGCAAGATTGACCTAGAGAAGTTCACATACGAGATGGATTTTATCTCTGACCGAAATCCCAATCATATGAGCTACGTCACAGCTTACTTGGAAGCAAAGGAAGCTGTTAACTATCCGATAC TGAAATCTGGAAAATTATCAAAGTGA